A portion of the Natronococcus sp. AD-5 genome contains these proteins:
- a CDS encoding SPW repeat domain-containing protein, with protein MSDPTSDDRRPDPDAPEGRTPAETDSGTGAGDREDRGRDPRDDSTQVANEERRRNTPFISAIVAAIGAWVALSVLVYDMSAASLWNNVLVGAVVFVAGSYNYYRLVNDAPLSIGVASMVALLGIWLIIAPALLAMTSAFWSTLVSGMLVAGLAGYNAYEAREARSVATEPGPEAP; from the coding sequence ATGAGTGACCCTACCAGTGACGACCGTCGGCCGGACCCCGACGCGCCCGAGGGTCGAACGCCCGCCGAAACGGATTCGGGAACCGGTGCCGGCGACCGGGAAGACCGCGGGCGCGATCCGCGCGACGACTCCACGCAGGTCGCGAACGAGGAGCGTCGACGGAACACGCCGTTCATCAGCGCGATCGTCGCTGCGATCGGGGCCTGGGTCGCGCTCTCGGTGCTGGTCTACGATATGAGCGCGGCCTCGCTCTGGAACAACGTCCTCGTCGGCGCCGTCGTCTTCGTCGCCGGCTCGTACAACTACTACCGTCTGGTGAACGACGCCCCGCTCAGCATCGGCGTCGCCTCGATGGTCGCACTGCTCGGCATCTGGTTGATCATCGCCCCCGCGCTGCTCGCGATGACGAGCGCCTTCTGGAGTACGCTCGTCTCCGGTATGCTCGTCGCGGGGCTGGCCGGGTACAACGCCTACGAAGCGCGGGAAGCGCGTTCGGTCGCGACCGAACCCGGCCCCGAAGCGCCCTAA
- a CDS encoding DUF4013 domain-containing protein: protein MLSEAIEYLKNSDDAWKTSIIGGVLLLFSFLLIPIFLVWGYIVRVLDRTSRGDDEAPVFEEWGELTVDGAKAFAIILAYSLVPVVVGGILFGGVWLATGGTPGSIGAAGFVLAGLLTVALFVAAAYVSPAALANFTAERRIGAGFDLESLRPVLSTGTYATGWLLAAGIVIVGSFVSGILNAVPFVGTALGAIVAFYALVAAYYVIGRTWRDLHPVSVDEPNEESPTERPAV, encoded by the coding sequence ATGTTATCCGAAGCAATCGAGTACCTGAAAAACAGCGACGACGCGTGGAAAACGAGCATCATCGGCGGGGTCCTCCTGCTGTTCAGCTTCCTGCTGATCCCGATCTTTCTCGTCTGGGGGTATATCGTTCGAGTGCTGGATCGAACCTCGCGCGGCGACGACGAGGCTCCGGTCTTCGAGGAGTGGGGCGAGCTGACCGTCGACGGGGCGAAGGCGTTCGCGATCATTCTCGCGTACTCGCTCGTTCCCGTGGTGGTCGGCGGGATACTGTTCGGCGGCGTGTGGTTGGCCACCGGCGGAACGCCGGGTTCGATCGGTGCGGCCGGATTCGTCCTCGCCGGGCTGCTCACCGTCGCGCTTTTCGTGGCGGCCGCGTACGTCTCCCCCGCGGCGCTCGCCAACTTCACGGCGGAGCGGCGCATCGGCGCCGGGTTCGACCTCGAGTCGCTTCGTCCCGTGCTCTCGACCGGCACGTACGCGACCGGGTGGTTGCTGGCCGCCGGGATCGTCATCGTCGGCTCGTTCGTCTCGGGGATCCTCAACGCCGTTCCGTTCGTCGGGACCGCGCTGGGCGCCATCGTCGCGTTCTACGCCCTCGTCGCGGCGTACTACGTCATCGGACGCACCTGGAGGGACCTCCACCCCGTTTCCGTCGACGAGCCGAACGAAGAGTCGCCGACCGAGCGGCCCGCGGTCTAA
- a CDS encoding threonine synthase encodes METTAAFVGLECVDCGSTVGAGAEGHRCPDCGGILDPSYDYDAIDLDRETIASRPFDSLWRYEELLPFTRESAVTMDEGATPLVDCPKLADELGVERVLVKDEGRNPTGTFKDRGQTLAVTAAVQHGATDVALASAGNAGQAAAAYAGRAGLESHVYLPSRSGFTNKAMVNVHGGDMNVVGGRIGEAGAAFEEGLAEHDDWYPLQTFVTPYRHEGKKTMFYEIVEQLEWEVPDAISYPTGGGVGLVGMYKAATEFRELGLTDELPAFYAAQASGCAPIVEAFEAGGDVHEPVENPDTICGGIEIPDPGASPWILEALRETDGGAVATDDSEILDAAIQVAQHEGLEMAPTCAAAASGVWELAERGEFDGDETVVILNTGAGNKEADVLRSHLMSQGI; translated from the coding sequence ATGGAGACGACAGCCGCTTTCGTCGGCCTCGAGTGCGTCGACTGCGGATCGACCGTCGGCGCCGGCGCGGAAGGCCACCGGTGTCCGGACTGCGGTGGGATTCTGGACCCGAGCTACGACTACGACGCTATCGACCTCGACCGCGAGACGATCGCCTCGCGGCCGTTCGACTCGCTGTGGCGCTACGAGGAACTGCTACCGTTCACCCGGGAGTCGGCGGTGACGATGGACGAGGGAGCGACGCCGCTGGTCGACTGTCCCAAACTCGCCGACGAACTGGGCGTCGAGCGCGTCCTCGTCAAGGACGAGGGCCGCAATCCCACGGGAACGTTCAAGGATCGCGGCCAGACCCTCGCCGTGACGGCGGCCGTCCAGCACGGCGCGACCGACGTCGCGCTCGCCTCGGCGGGCAACGCCGGGCAGGCCGCCGCGGCCTACGCCGGCCGGGCCGGCCTCGAGTCGCACGTCTACCTCCCCTCCCGATCGGGCTTCACGAACAAGGCGATGGTGAACGTCCACGGCGGCGACATGAACGTCGTCGGTGGCCGGATCGGCGAGGCCGGCGCGGCCTTCGAGGAGGGACTCGCCGAACACGACGACTGGTACCCGCTCCAGACGTTCGTCACGCCGTACCGCCACGAGGGCAAGAAAACGATGTTCTACGAGATCGTCGAACAGCTCGAGTGGGAGGTGCCGGACGCGATCTCGTACCCGACCGGCGGCGGCGTCGGCCTCGTCGGGATGTACAAGGCCGCGACGGAGTTCCGGGAGCTCGGCCTGACCGACGAGCTGCCCGCCTTCTACGCCGCGCAGGCGTCGGGCTGTGCGCCGATCGTCGAGGCGTTCGAGGCGGGCGGCGACGTCCACGAGCCGGTCGAGAACCCCGACACGATCTGCGGCGGCATCGAGATCCCCGACCCCGGCGCGAGCCCGTGGATCCTCGAGGCGTTGCGCGAGACCGACGGCGGCGCCGTCGCGACCGACGACTCGGAGATCCTCGACGCCGCGATCCAGGTCGCCCAGCACGAGGGCCTCGAGATGGCGCCGACCTGCGCGGCGGCGGCGAGCGGCGTCTGGGAGCTGGCCGAACGCGGCGAGTTCGACGGCGACGAGACGGTCGTCATCCTCAACACCGGAGCGGGGAACAAGGAGGCCGACGTGCTCCGCAGTCACCTGATGAGCCAGGGAATCTAA
- a CDS encoding AI-2E family transporter: MNVSKGFYLLLVAVSSLLTLALVWPFLQYVLLAVLLAYVLYPLQKRLEPRIGASLSSLSLVVGATLAIIVPFVVMIGLIATDLVRFAQSLQNGGPAVARLETTISERTGRDVNIAEAATNGARSAAEGLLGGAPDIFSAVVHALIGIGLAAFLLFFLLKDGHRLLAWTRDIVPLPREVQETLFSELDRLTWAVLVGHVAVAIVQGVLAGLGLLATGVPNVVFWTFVMILLSLIPLIGSFAVWAPAAVWLAATGSIVAAVALVVYGAVVVGTSDEFLRPLIVGRADVNPSIIIVGVIGGVYLMGFMGLFFGPVIVGAFKVVLETFDDHYDDLEPAGAR, encoded by the coding sequence GTGAACGTCAGCAAGGGTTTTTACCTCCTGCTCGTCGCGGTTTCGTCCCTGCTGACGCTCGCGCTCGTGTGGCCGTTCCTCCAGTACGTGTTGCTCGCCGTCCTCCTCGCGTACGTCCTCTATCCGCTCCAGAAGCGCCTCGAGCCGAGGATCGGCGCGTCGCTCTCGTCGCTCTCGCTAGTCGTCGGGGCGACGCTGGCGATCATCGTCCCGTTCGTGGTGATGATCGGACTGATCGCGACCGACCTGGTGCGGTTCGCCCAGAGCCTCCAGAACGGCGGGCCCGCCGTCGCTCGTCTCGAGACGACAATCAGCGAGCGCACGGGCCGGGACGTGAACATCGCCGAGGCGGCGACCAACGGCGCTCGGAGCGCCGCCGAGGGGCTGCTTGGCGGCGCACCCGACATCTTCAGCGCGGTCGTCCACGCGCTGATCGGGATCGGACTGGCGGCGTTTCTCCTCTTCTTCCTGTTGAAAGACGGCCACCGCCTGCTCGCCTGGACGCGCGACATCGTCCCGCTTCCCCGGGAGGTCCAGGAGACGCTCTTCTCGGAACTCGACAGGCTGACGTGGGCGGTGCTGGTCGGCCACGTCGCCGTGGCCATCGTCCAGGGGGTCCTCGCCGGACTCGGTTTGCTGGCGACCGGCGTTCCGAACGTCGTCTTCTGGACGTTCGTGATGATCCTGCTCTCGCTGATTCCGCTGATCGGCTCGTTCGCCGTCTGGGCGCCGGCCGCGGTGTGGCTGGCCGCCACCGGATCGATCGTCGCCGCCGTCGCACTGGTCGTCTACGGGGCGGTCGTCGTGGGAACCTCGGACGAGTTCCTCCGGCCCCTGATCGTCGGTCGCGCCGACGTGAATCCGAGCATCATCATCGTCGGCGTCATCGGCGGCGTGTATCTCATGGGATTCATGGGGCTGTTCTTCGGCCCGGTCATCGTCGGAGCGTTCAAGGTCGTCCTCGAGACGTTCGATGACCACTACGACGACCTCGAGCCGGCCGGCGCGCGGTAA
- a CDS encoding zinc-dependent alcohol dehydrogenase yields MKALCWHDVNDLRVDDVPEPEVVNPRDVVLRVTMTTACGSDLHFIEGYLPTMREGDVIGHEFMGEVAEVGRKVESVEEGDRVVVPSFIGCGRCGYCQGDLWSLCDNTNPNAELQEPVLGDTTAGIYGYTHAFGGYAGSHAEYVRVPHADENCFHVPEELADEQALFASDAWATGYMGADFCDIEEGDTVAVWGCGGVGLMAQQSAQLMGAERVIGIDRFDERLRLAEREAGSETIDYTEIDSVVDALQTMTGGRGPDACIDAVGMEAHGTGIAHAYDYAKQQLKLHTDRGEALRQAIVACRKGGTLSILGVYGLMDKFPLGILMNKGLTVRTAQQHGQRYVPQLLEHAAEGEMDPSYLATHELSLEDAPRGYELFKHKEDGCVRPVFTP; encoded by the coding sequence ATGAAAGCGCTGTGCTGGCACGACGTCAACGACCTGCGCGTCGACGACGTGCCGGAGCCCGAAGTCGTCAACCCCCGCGACGTCGTCCTGCGAGTGACGATGACGACGGCCTGCGGCTCGGACCTGCACTTCATCGAAGGCTACCTGCCCACGATGCGCGAGGGCGACGTGATCGGCCACGAGTTCATGGGCGAGGTGGCCGAGGTCGGTCGGAAGGTCGAGAGCGTCGAGGAGGGCGACCGCGTGGTCGTCCCCTCGTTCATCGGCTGCGGCCGCTGTGGCTACTGTCAGGGCGACCTCTGGTCGCTCTGTGACAACACGAACCCGAACGCGGAGCTCCAGGAACCGGTGCTCGGCGACACGACCGCCGGCATCTACGGCTACACGCACGCCTTCGGCGGCTACGCGGGCTCGCACGCCGAGTACGTGCGGGTCCCCCACGCCGACGAGAACTGCTTTCACGTCCCCGAGGAACTCGCGGACGAGCAGGCGCTGTTCGCCTCCGACGCCTGGGCGACCGGCTACATGGGCGCCGACTTCTGCGACATCGAGGAGGGAGACACCGTCGCCGTCTGGGGCTGCGGCGGCGTCGGACTGATGGCCCAGCAGAGCGCGCAACTCATGGGCGCAGAACGCGTGATCGGGATCGATCGCTTCGACGAGCGACTGCGACTCGCCGAACGCGAGGCGGGTTCCGAGACGATAGACTACACCGAGATCGACAGCGTCGTCGACGCCCTCCAGACGATGACCGGCGGCCGCGGCCCCGACGCCTGCATCGACGCGGTCGGGATGGAGGCCCACGGGACCGGGATCGCTCACGCCTACGACTACGCGAAACAGCAGCTGAAGCTGCACACCGACCGCGGCGAGGCGCTCCGGCAGGCGATCGTCGCCTGTCGAAAGGGCGGCACGCTGTCGATCCTCGGCGTGTACGGACTGATGGACAAGTTTCCCCTGGGAATCCTCATGAACAAGGGGCTCACCGTCCGTACAGCTCAGCAGCACGGCCAGCGGTACGTTCCGCAGCTGCTGGAGCACGCCGCGGAGGGCGAGATGGATCCGTCGTACCTAGCGACCCACGAACTCTCGCTCGAGGACGCGCCGCGCGGCTACGAGCTGTTCAAGCACAAGGAGGACGGCTGCGTTCGGCCGGTGTTCACGCCCTGA
- a CDS encoding nuclear transport factor 2 family protein, producing MSDTAEAAVRDYYDALRGGDPLERYFLEDESTAKFGISEALFGYDAVADALREQTGTTEGWTVESERLTVAEHGAYATFADEVTMAWTDTEAETDRRFETRWSGTLARREALEKDSSAAQPDDPAWLFRTMHVSTAAEL from the coding sequence ATGAGTGACACTGCCGAAGCCGCCGTCCGGGACTACTACGACGCGCTCCGCGGTGGCGACCCGCTCGAGCGGTACTTTCTCGAGGACGAGTCCACCGCGAAGTTCGGCATCAGCGAAGCCCTGTTCGGCTACGACGCCGTCGCGGACGCGCTGCGGGAACAGACCGGCACGACCGAGGGCTGGACCGTCGAGAGCGAACGGCTCACGGTCGCCGAGCACGGCGCGTACGCCACCTTCGCCGACGAGGTGACGATGGCCTGGACCGATACCGAGGCGGAGACGGACCGCCGCTTCGAGACGCGCTGGAGCGGAACGCTGGCACGCCGGGAGGCGCTGGAAAAGGACTCGAGCGCGGCTCAGCCCGACGATCCGGCGTGGCTGTTCCGGACGATGCACGTCAGCACGGCGGCCGAATTATGA
- a CDS encoding zinc-dependent metalloprotease, translating to MNLYRSARAVAGASGDSVIDWQSAADGAKAATEPGSLDLGPGEREAYARDVRDARAAVRSISGADFDVPETIEIQNRHHWIDANVETFERVMGALETHTGAFPGVARTINTGTMTVLLSFLGRNVLGQYDPLLLAETPDDDHALYFVRPNILRAAEALDVDADRFRRWIAFHEVTHAAEFGAAPWLSTHLETRMRDGIADLSAGSFNREAFRELDAAMTVVEGYAELLMDHAFDDEYEDLRRKLDARRQGRGPLQKLFRRLLGLGLKERQYERGKNFFEQVAAVRDLKTASRVWDHPDNLPTHEELDAPGLWVRRIER from the coding sequence GTGAATCTCTATCGTAGTGCCCGCGCCGTCGCCGGAGCGTCCGGGGACAGCGTGATCGACTGGCAGTCGGCCGCCGACGGTGCGAAGGCGGCGACCGAGCCCGGCTCGCTCGACCTCGGGCCCGGCGAGCGCGAGGCGTACGCTCGCGACGTGCGGGACGCCCGGGCCGCCGTCCGATCGATTTCCGGAGCCGACTTCGACGTCCCCGAGACGATCGAGATCCAGAACCGCCACCACTGGATCGACGCCAACGTCGAGACGTTCGAACGGGTCATGGGCGCCCTCGAGACCCACACCGGGGCGTTCCCCGGCGTCGCGCGGACGATCAACACGGGGACGATGACCGTCCTGCTCTCGTTCCTCGGACGGAACGTCCTCGGACAGTACGATCCGCTCTTGCTCGCGGAGACGCCCGACGACGACCACGCGCTATACTTCGTCCGGCCGAACATTCTCCGAGCGGCCGAGGCGCTCGACGTCGACGCCGACCGATTCCGCCGCTGGATCGCCTTCCACGAGGTGACCCACGCGGCCGAGTTCGGCGCGGCCCCGTGGCTCTCGACCCACCTCGAGACCCGGATGCGGGACGGGATCGCCGACCTGTCGGCGGGCTCGTTCAACAGGGAGGCCTTCCGCGAACTCGACGCGGCGATGACCGTCGTCGAGGGCTACGCCGAACTCCTGATGGACCACGCTTTCGACGACGAGTACGAGGACCTCCGCCGGAAGCTCGACGCCCGCCGGCAGGGTCGCGGCCCCCTTCAGAAGCTGTTCCGGCGGCTGCTCGGACTCGGACTCAAGGAACGCCAGTACGAACGCGGGAAGAACTTCTTCGAACAGGTCGCGGCCGTCCGCGACCTCAAGACGGCGAGTCGGGTCTGGGACCACCCCGACAACCTCCCGACGCACGAGGAACTCGACGCGCCGGGGCTGTGGGTTCGCCGGATCGAGCGCTGA
- a CDS encoding SRPBCC family protein, whose protein sequence is MTADPTHRSTDERSEIKRATADGRSETNVNRWERAASAALGGALLVRGLRRRSLGGAASAAVGAGLLYRGVNGRSRLYRALGVDTADGRAELDADATTGKPSAKRSITVGEPAEELDEFWRDPGQLSRILGDFASVSSIDEDGHRWHVRGPLDRRVEWQTQIVEDRPGELLRWESLDGAVVPHEVTIRFEPAPGDRGTEVSLEIRYDPPGGSLGDAAMERLGVVPETVAGETLRRFKSLVETGEIPTLEKNPSARGEGDLV, encoded by the coding sequence ATGACCGCCGACCCTACGCACCGCTCGACGGACGAACGGTCGGAGATCAAGCGCGCGACGGCCGACGGGCGCTCGGAAACGAACGTCAACCGGTGGGAGCGAGCGGCGTCCGCGGCGCTCGGCGGCGCGCTCCTCGTGCGCGGTCTCAGGCGCCGCTCGCTCGGCGGCGCGGCGTCGGCGGCCGTCGGTGCCGGGCTGTTGTATCGCGGTGTGAACGGCCGCAGCCGCCTCTATCGGGCCCTCGGCGTCGATACCGCGGACGGTCGCGCGGAGCTGGACGCCGACGCGACGACCGGCAAACCGTCGGCGAAGCGCTCGATCACGGTCGGCGAGCCGGCCGAGGAACTCGACGAGTTCTGGCGCGACCCGGGGCAACTGAGCCGTATCCTCGGCGACTTCGCGTCGGTGTCCTCGATCGACGAGGACGGCCACCGCTGGCACGTTCGCGGGCCGCTCGACCGGCGCGTCGAGTGGCAGACGCAGATCGTCGAGGACCGTCCCGGCGAACTCCTGCGGTGGGAATCGCTCGACGGTGCAGTGGTTCCCCACGAGGTGACGATCCGGTTCGAGCCGGCGCCCGGCGACCGAGGAACGGAGGTCTCGCTCGAGATCCGGTACGATCCGCCGGGCGGTTCGCTGGGCGACGCGGCGATGGAACGCCTCGGCGTCGTCCCCGAGACGGTCGCCGGGGAGACGCTCCGCCGGTTCAAGAGCCTCGTCGAGACCGGCGAGATCCCGACGCTCGAGAAGAATCCGTCCGCTCGCGGCGAAGGGGACCTGGTATGA
- a CDS encoding LSM domain-containing protein, with translation MSGRPLDVLEASLGERVTVRLKSGDEYVGDLTGYDQHMNLVLEDVSMVADREVEDETPVEDTTIIRGDNVVSITP, from the coding sequence ATGAGTGGACGACCGCTGGACGTCCTCGAGGCGTCGCTCGGCGAACGCGTCACCGTACGACTCAAGAGTGGCGACGAGTACGTCGGCGATCTCACCGGCTACGATCAACACATGAACCTCGTGCTCGAGGACGTGTCGATGGTCGCGGACCGCGAAGTGGAAGACGAGACGCCGGTCGAAGACACAACGATTATACGCGGCGACAACGTCGTTTCGATCACTCCATGA
- a CDS encoding 50S ribosomal protein L37e, whose product MTGAGTPSQGKKNKTTHVKCRRCGEKSYHSKKKVCSSCGFGKSAKRRDYEWQSKTGDN is encoded by the coding sequence ATGACTGGTGCAGGAACCCCGAGCCAAGGAAAGAAGAACAAGACGACCCACGTCAAGTGTCGTCGCTGCGGAGAGAAGTCCTACCATTCGAAAAAGAAGGTCTGCTCGTCGTGCGGCTTCGGCAAGTCCGCCAAGCGCCGCGACTACGAGTGGCAGTCGAAGACCGGCGACAACTGA
- a CDS encoding AAA domain-containing protein produces the protein MDVRGTVADEVEVRSVSTSYGESQLAEVPLVLADDREPTTVVCWNKWTESAELLEPGMELLVTDAEREEYQGNTQYKTTGDSYVVVEPSFLVNVTAVRNWTECPRLYYLNKLSGVPLNYPVVKGTLVHEVFGDLLRGRDLEDAIEARVDERGLQLGLLGESPDAVADDVRENATAIEGWLEQGRLTEEDSWRSEQLLISETFGIRGRADAVRRGAPVELKTGKNLKKEPRFKDKVQAACYALLLEEHGGDVDTGTLLYTKNSALDRNEETGDLTPAKEFSMGDGLLKYVVRLRNEIAAAEIAGDVPTGYEGNAKCEYCFEQDTCMVVSGRLDQESKAGQIGQPLPAEEREYFERFSRAIEEERREVHREYAKLWEQDAQERADDDRALIDLEFAAKRELEEGRWELTARRTGGATSKLREGDLVLASDGHPVRGQSELARIERLDEEAVVLTADEPVEVTRLDVYPSELTTDRLLVALHDVLLKGDERRKDVLFGRAEPEFDDVEETFIGNNAAQNEAVTKAVGARDCALIHGPPGTGKTYTIARAIRAMVERGERVLLSAFTNRAVDNALEALLEQLEDVVDDDRIVRVGSESGVRDDMEPYRLERSGDPEERVAELRNAQVVAATTATCGSRVMKEQSFDAALVDEAAQLTEPGTFAAINLADRFVLVGDHEQLPPVVRAENELTESLFERLVDLHPEAGVMLDRQYRMNQRIQAFASREFYDGKLRPAEPEVAARTLDDLEGVTRAELPETLRDPVAFVDVEGDGGRYTDGEEAARIADLIDTYEAAGLERSDIGVIAPFRAQVSEISSRVPEDVAVDTVDRFQGSSKEVIVVSFTATGTLEGPIFEDYRRINVALTRPKRALVLVGDGRALASDPVYGRMLEWARR, from the coding sequence GTGGACGTACGCGGAACGGTCGCAGACGAGGTCGAGGTTCGTTCGGTGTCGACGAGCTACGGCGAGAGCCAGCTCGCCGAGGTACCGCTGGTGCTCGCGGACGATCGCGAGCCCACGACGGTCGTCTGCTGGAACAAGTGGACCGAGTCGGCCGAGCTGCTCGAGCCCGGGATGGAGCTGCTCGTCACCGACGCCGAGCGAGAGGAGTACCAGGGAAACACCCAGTACAAGACGACGGGCGACTCCTACGTCGTCGTCGAGCCGAGCTTCCTCGTGAACGTGACCGCCGTTCGGAACTGGACGGAGTGTCCCCGCCTCTACTACCTGAACAAGCTCTCCGGCGTCCCGCTGAACTACCCCGTCGTGAAAGGGACCCTCGTCCACGAGGTGTTCGGCGACCTCCTGCGCGGACGGGACTTGGAGGACGCCATCGAGGCCCGCGTCGACGAGCGCGGCCTCCAGCTCGGCCTCCTCGGCGAGTCGCCCGACGCCGTCGCGGACGACGTCCGGGAGAACGCGACGGCGATCGAAGGGTGGCTCGAGCAGGGTCGGCTAACCGAAGAGGACTCGTGGCGCTCGGAACAGCTGCTCATCAGCGAAACGTTCGGAATTCGCGGGCGGGCCGACGCCGTCCGGCGGGGCGCGCCGGTCGAACTCAAGACCGGGAAGAACCTGAAGAAGGAGCCCCGCTTCAAGGACAAAGTCCAGGCCGCCTGCTACGCGCTCTTGCTCGAGGAACACGGCGGCGACGTCGACACCGGGACCCTGCTCTACACCAAGAACTCGGCGCTCGACCGCAACGAGGAGACCGGCGACCTCACCCCCGCGAAGGAGTTCTCGATGGGCGACGGCCTCCTGAAGTACGTCGTCCGCCTGCGCAACGAGATCGCGGCGGCCGAGATCGCCGGCGACGTGCCGACGGGGTACGAGGGGAACGCGAAGTGCGAGTACTGCTTCGAGCAGGACACCTGCATGGTCGTCTCGGGTCGGCTCGACCAGGAGTCGAAGGCCGGTCAGATCGGCCAGCCGCTGCCCGCAGAAGAGCGCGAGTACTTCGAGCGGTTCTCCCGCGCCATCGAGGAGGAGCGACGCGAGGTTCACCGCGAGTACGCTAAGCTCTGGGAGCAGGACGCCCAGGAACGGGCCGACGACGATCGCGCGCTGATCGACCTCGAGTTCGCGGCAAAACGGGAACTCGAGGAGGGCCGCTGGGAGCTCACGGCGCGCCGGACGGGCGGTGCGACGTCGAAGCTCCGGGAGGGTGATCTGGTGCTCGCGAGCGACGGCCACCCGGTTCGCGGTCAGTCGGAGCTCGCGCGGATCGAACGACTGGACGAGGAAGCGGTCGTCCTGACGGCCGACGAACCCGTCGAGGTGACTCGACTGGACGTCTACCCCTCGGAGCTGACGACCGACCGGCTGCTCGTCGCGCTCCACGACGTGCTCCTGAAGGGCGACGAGCGCCGCAAGGACGTCCTGTTCGGCCGCGCGGAGCCCGAGTTCGACGACGTCGAGGAGACGTTCATCGGCAACAACGCGGCCCAGAACGAGGCCGTCACGAAGGCCGTCGGCGCCCGGGATTGCGCGCTGATCCACGGCCCGCCGGGCACCGGCAAGACCTACACCATCGCCCGGGCCATCCGCGCGATGGTCGAGCGCGGCGAGCGCGTCCTGCTGTCGGCGTTCACCAATCGTGCGGTCGACAACGCGCTCGAGGCGCTGCTCGAGCAACTGGAGGACGTCGTCGACGACGACCGAATCGTGCGTGTGGGCTCCGAGAGCGGCGTTCGGGACGACATGGAGCCGTACCGGCTCGAGCGCTCGGGCGACCCCGAGGAGCGAGTCGCCGAGCTACGGAACGCGCAGGTCGTCGCCGCGACGACCGCCACCTGCGGCTCCCGTGTCATGAAAGAGCAGTCCTTCGACGCCGCGCTGGTCGACGAGGCGGCCCAGCTCACGGAACCGGGAACCTTCGCGGCGATCAACCTCGCCGATCGGTTCGTCCTCGTCGGCGACCACGAACAGCTGCCGCCGGTCGTTCGCGCCGAGAACGAACTCACCGAGTCGCTGTTCGAACGCCTCGTCGACCTCCACCCCGAGGCCGGCGTGATGCTCGACCGCCAGTACCGGATGAACCAGCGGATCCAGGCGTTCGCCTCGCGGGAGTTCTACGACGGGAAACTGCGACCCGCGGAGCCCGAGGTCGCGGCGCGGACGCTCGACGACCTCGAGGGCGTGACTCGCGCCGAACTCCCCGAGACGCTGCGGGACCCCGTCGCGTTCGTCGACGTCGAGGGCGACGGCGGACGGTACACCGACGGCGAAGAGGCAGCGCGCATCGCCGACCTGATCGACACCTACGAGGCGGCCGGCCTCGAGCGATCCGACATCGGCGTCATCGCCCCCTTCCGCGCCCAGGTGTCCGAGATCTCGAGTCGCGTCCCCGAGGACGTCGCCGTCGACACGGTCGATCGCTTTCAGGGTTCGAGCAAGGAGGTCATCGTCGTCTCCTTTACGGCGACGGGAACCCTCGAGGGCCCCATCTTCGAGGACTACCGCCGGATCAACGTCGCGCTCACCCGGCCGAAACGGGCGCTGGTGCTCGTCGGCGACGGTCGGGCGCTCGCGTCCGACCCGGTGTACGGACGGATGCTCGAGTGGGCGCGACGCTGA